The following proteins come from a genomic window of Alosa alosa isolate M-15738 ecotype Scorff River chromosome 2, AALO_Geno_1.1, whole genome shotgun sequence:
- the tmigd1 gene encoding transmembrane and immunoglobulin domain-containing protein 1 — MGVMWTGALTHLVLLLSFRAEAVIVESNPAVDNGGFIQTRLDQIVSLSCSAASAGGEGELQWFRNGMLVDLKEGNYISQSLLCVSPVTREDNGAIFRCQLKNNAALNGSVQLEVTYAPDLSGKEEQSVEEKSTLTLSCDSRANPPVTMVWSRDGQVLDLSEGHFTATNDGVTARLSVHSVKRELHQGEYTCTATSPVEPKKTKNFQVTVTDKTIKFPRDPMIAGIVVIACTVVLAVLARWEKIVKCCK; from the exons ATGGGAGTGATGTGGACCGGTGCTCTCACTCACCTCGTCCTTCTCTTGAGCTTCAGGGCAGAAG CTGTGATAGTGGAGTCGAATCCTGCGGTGGACAATGGGGGCTTTATTCAGACCAGGCTGGACCAGATCGTGTCCCTGTCCTGCTCGGCGGCCTCTGCAGGCGGGGAGGGCGAGTTGCAGTGGTTCCGTAACGGGATGCTGGTGGATCTGAAGGAGGGGAACTACATCAGCCAGAGCCTCCTATGTGTCAGCCCCGTGACCCGGGAGGACAATGGTGCCATCTTCCGGTGCCAGCTGAAGAACAATGCAGCCCTCAACGGCTCTGTGCAGCTGGAGGTGACCT ATGCCCCTGACCTCTCAGGCAAAGAGGAGCAGTCCGTTGAGGAGAAGAGTACACTGACCCTCTCCTGTGACTCTCGTGCCAACCCCCCTGTGACCATGGTTTGGAGCCGTGATGGCCAGGTGCTCGACCTGTCCGAGGGGCACTTCACTGCCACCAACGACGGAGTTACAGCACGTCTCAGTGTGCACAGCGTAAAGCGAGAGCTCCACCAGGGCGAGTACACTTGCACGGCCACCTCACCTGTGGAGCCCAAGAAAACCAAGAACTTCCAGGTCACTGTAACCG ATAAGACCATAAAGTTTCCCCGGGACCCCATGATTGCTGGAATAGTTGTGATTGCCTGCACTGTCGTTCTGGCAGTGCTTGCCCGATGGGAAAAGATTGTCAAG TGCTGCAAGTGA
- the LOC125291035 gene encoding uncharacterized protein LOC125291035 isoform X2 — MTSFASGVGTAVTSVWRVHTQLDESDEPDTSPVAPNRFRKLRTSSSLNSLRMSLRKRLPLKSVQSNVVAETENPTWESLEMNKKTGAVRQLTRNAKNSITGVYQKFQKRQVSREDCLVATPGRILEGEENGFRTPRPGTLTPSRTPRSTARRTLRSATKCTPRSATKSTPRRGAACTPEASDSVRGVRSGGGRRQLVRMAALRSPFASPNTMNHRRQFERELDGVASGLRKLKSLSQALNDVIGRDERKFKYSLMTE, encoded by the exons ATGACGTCTTTTGCGAGTGGAGTCGGCACGGCTGTGACTAGCGTGTGGCGGGTCCACACCCAACTCGACGAATCCGATGAACCAGACACCTCCCCTGTCGCACCTAACCGGTTCCGAAAGCTGCGTACCTCCAGCTCTCTGAACTCTCTGCGTATGTCTCTGCGTAAACGACTTCCACTCAAATCTGTCCAGTCTAATGTGGTCGCTGAGACGGAGAACCCGACCTGGGAGTCACTTGAGATGAACAAGAAGACAGGGGCTGTCCGCCAGTTGACGCGGAATGCGAAGAATTCCATTACGGGAGTGTATCAG AAGTTCCAGAAGAGACAGGTGTCCCGAGAGGACTGTTTGGTAGCCACGCCCGGTCGGATACTGGAGGGGGAGGAAAATGGTTTCCGCACTCCTCGCCCCGGCACGCTAACGCCCTCACGCACCCCGAGGTCCACCGCCAGACGCACACTAAGGTCTGCCACCAAATGCACACCCAGATCAGCAACCAAAAGCACCCCGCGGAGAGGAGCTGCCTGCACCCCAGAGGCAAGCGACTCGGTGAGGGGTGTGAGGTCAGGGGGCGGCCGGAGACAGCTGGTGCGCATGGCGGCCCTGAGGAGCCCCTTCGCCTCCCCAAACACCATGAACCACAGGCG GCAGTTTGAGCGGGAGCTAGATGGTGTGGCCAGTGGATTGAGGAAGCTGAAGAGCCTGTCTCAAGCCCTCAATGATGTCATCGGCAGAGATGAACG CAAGTTCAAGTACTCCCTTATGACCGAATAA
- the LOC125291035 gene encoding uncharacterized protein LOC125291035 isoform X1 has product MTSFASGVGTAVTSVWRVHTQLDESDEPDTSPVAPNRFRKLRTSSSLNSLRMSLRKRLPLKSVQSNVVAETENPTWESLEMNKKTGAVRQLTRNAKNSITGVYQKFQKRQVSREDCLVATPGRILEGEENGFRTPRPGTLTPSRTPRSTARRTLRSATKCTPRSATKSTPRRGAACTPEASDSVRGVRSGGGRRQLVRMAALRSPFASPNTMNHRRQFERELDGVASGLRKLKSLSQALNDVIGRDERSQAVEHYRSVMAGEYSSSTPREVAGILSRDSVRQGSRCVRQMMGTWKDTVMSNIHKAS; this is encoded by the exons ATGACGTCTTTTGCGAGTGGAGTCGGCACGGCTGTGACTAGCGTGTGGCGGGTCCACACCCAACTCGACGAATCCGATGAACCAGACACCTCCCCTGTCGCACCTAACCGGTTCCGAAAGCTGCGTACCTCCAGCTCTCTGAACTCTCTGCGTATGTCTCTGCGTAAACGACTTCCACTCAAATCTGTCCAGTCTAATGTGGTCGCTGAGACGGAGAACCCGACCTGGGAGTCACTTGAGATGAACAAGAAGACAGGGGCTGTCCGCCAGTTGACGCGGAATGCGAAGAATTCCATTACGGGAGTGTATCAG AAGTTCCAGAAGAGACAGGTGTCCCGAGAGGACTGTTTGGTAGCCACGCCCGGTCGGATACTGGAGGGGGAGGAAAATGGTTTCCGCACTCCTCGCCCCGGCACGCTAACGCCCTCACGCACCCCGAGGTCCACCGCCAGACGCACACTAAGGTCTGCCACCAAATGCACACCCAGATCAGCAACCAAAAGCACCCCGCGGAGAGGAGCTGCCTGCACCCCAGAGGCAAGCGACTCGGTGAGGGGTGTGAGGTCAGGGGGCGGCCGGAGACAGCTGGTGCGCATGGCGGCCCTGAGGAGCCCCTTCGCCTCCCCAAACACCATGAACCACAGGCG GCAGTTTGAGCGGGAGCTAGATGGTGTGGCCAGTGGATTGAGGAAGCTGAAGAGCCTGTCTCAAGCCCTCAATGATGTCATCGGCAGAGATGAACG GTCTCAGGCCGTGGAGCATTACAGAAGTGTTATGGCAGGAGAATACTCCTCCTCAACCCCGAGGGAAGTAGCCGGCATTTTGTCCAGAGATTCCGTAAGGCAGGGGAGCCGATGCGTGCGACAGATGATGGGGACCTGGAAGGACACGGTCATGTCCAACATTCACAAAGCGTCCTGA